One Chryseobacterium sp. StRB126 genomic region harbors:
- a CDS encoding N-acetylmuramoyl-L-alanine amidase, protein MRKTLYIIGLSTLVFSCTSQKNVKKNTYQPKTPVVQPKSAVKTQAQETPKPKVVSDHGVDFFTTNIADPTKNDNTASYGSIVSAKPAGYKVVKSYFPAMAQNFRQRYLILHYTVLPDDKSITVLTQPGVSAHYLVNNTGDNEIYQLVDENKRAYHAGVSSWRADKNLNDTSIGIEIVNPGFTTDAAGKRLFVPFSDAQVRKVAALAKDIVTRYQIPATNVIAHADIAPTRKQDPGPMFPWKKLYDEYQIGMWYDEAVKQNYFDLAQTELPAKYSDTDFIFTIQTALQKFGYGIELSGKWDDATKKTIEAFQYHFRPQNYDGIMDAESWAILQALNVKYSVK, encoded by the coding sequence ATGCGTAAAACATTATATATCATCGGATTAAGTACTTTAGTTTTTTCATGTACTTCTCAAAAAAATGTGAAAAAAAATACGTACCAACCGAAAACCCCCGTGGTACAGCCAAAATCAGCAGTAAAGACCCAAGCTCAGGAAACTCCAAAACCAAAAGTAGTAAGCGATCATGGAGTAGACTTTTTTACTACTAATATAGCAGACCCAACAAAAAATGATAATACAGCAAGTTATGGTTCTATTGTATCTGCAAAACCTGCAGGATATAAAGTGGTGAAAAGTTATTTTCCTGCCATGGCACAGAACTTCAGACAGCGTTATCTGATACTGCATTACACAGTGCTTCCTGATGACAAGTCTATTACTGTTCTTACCCAGCCTGGAGTAAGTGCCCATTATTTGGTAAACAATACAGGTGATAATGAAATTTATCAGTTAGTAGATGAAAATAAGAGAGCATATCATGCAGGAGTAAGTTCATGGAGAGCCGATAAGAATCTTAACGATACCTCTATAGGAATTGAAATTGTAAACCCTGGTTTTACAACTGATGCTGCAGGCAAAAGACTTTTCGTTCCTTTTAGTGATGCTCAGGTGAGAAAAGTAGCTGCGTTGGCAAAAGATATTGTTACAAGATATCAGATTCCCGCAACCAATGTTATTGCTCATGCAGATATTGCCCCTACAAGAAAACAGGATCCTGGGCCAATGTTCCCATGGAAAAAATTATATGATGAATACCAGATAGGAATGTGGTATGATGAAGCAGTAAAACAAAATTATTTTGATCTTGCCCAAACTGAACTTCCTGCAAAGTATAGTGATACAGACTTTATCTTCACTATACAGACTGCATTGCAGAAATTTGGTTACGGAATAGAGCTTAGCGGAAAATGGGACGATGCCACCAAGAAAACTATTGAAGCTTTTCAGTATCATTTCCGTCCACAAAATTATGACGGAATTATGGATGCTGAATCATGGGCAATATTACAAGCTTTGAATGTAAAATATTCAGTAAAATAA